Proteins from a single region of Xenopus laevis strain J_2021 chromosome 9_10S, Xenopus_laevis_v10.1, whole genome shotgun sequence:
- the cbx1.S gene encoding chromobox 1 S homeolog isoform X1, producing the protein MPGGGASCRRMRTPLGSSAAAPFVWRRHIHSIPARGAQAIPLVPSPGGAESAETFEQEVKPEAPGGGGESQQGPRAYNHINTRLRLRVGLHQRFWRDATKRQHLIACDGTKLSEADKLATSMGKKQNKKKMEEVADEEEEEYVVEKVLDRRVVKGKVEYLLKWKGFSNEDNTWEPEENLDCPDLIAEFLQSQKSAYESDKSEGGKRKADSDTEVGEENKPKKKKDEAEKPRGFARGLEPERIIGATDSSGELMFLMKWKTSDEADLVPAKEANVKCPQVVISFYEERLTWHSYPSEEDDKKDEKN; encoded by the exons ATGCCCGGCGGCGGCGCTTCctgtcggcgcatgcgcactcCCCTGGGTTCCTCGGCGGCAGCTCCTTTTGTTTGGAGGCGCCACATCCATTCGATTCCGGCTCGGGGGGCGCAGGCGATTCCACTGGTTCCATCTCCCGGGGGAGCCGAGTCCGCGGAGACATTTGAGCAGGAAGTGAAGCCCGAGGCACCGGGAGGAGGAGGCGAGTCACAACAGGG CCCCAGAGCTTACAATCACATTAACACGAGACTccgtttaagggtaggactacaccaACGTTTTTGGCGTGATGCAACAAAGCGGCAGCATTTAATTGCATGTGACGGAactaag CTCAGCGAAGCAGATAAACTGGCGACCTCCATGGGAAAGAAGCAGAACAAGAAAAAGATGGAAGAGGTTGCGgacgaggaggaggaggagtatgTGGTGGAGAAGGTCTTGGACCGACGGGTGGTGAAAGGGAAAGTGGAGTATCTGCTCAAATGGAAAGGCTTCTCTAA CGAGGACAACACCTGGGAGCCAGAGGAGAACTTGGACTGTCCCGATCTCATCGCCGAGTTCCTGCAGTCGCAAAAATCCGCGTACGAGTCGGACAAGTCAGAGGGCGGGAAACGCAAGGCGGATTCGGACACGGAGGTCGGGGAGGAGAACAAACCCAAGAAAAAGAAGGACGAA GCAGAGAAGCCCCGTGGTTTTGCCCGTGGACTGGAACCAGAGAGGATCATTGGTGCCACAGACTCCAGCGGGGAGCTGATGTTCCTTATGAAATG gaaaACCTCGGATGAAGCCGACCTTGTCCCGGCCAAGGAAGCCAACGTAAAGTGCCCCCAGGTGGTGATTTCGTTCTATGAGGAGAGGCTGACGTGGCATTCTTACCCTTCAGAGGAGGACGACAAGAAAGATGAGAAAAATTAA
- the cbx1.S gene encoding chromobox 1 S homeolog isoform X2, which yields MLSEADKLATSMGKKQNKKKMEEVADEEEEEYVVEKVLDRRVVKGKVEYLLKWKGFSNEDNTWEPEENLDCPDLIAEFLQSQKSAYESDKSEGGKRKADSDTEVGEENKPKKKKDEAEKPRGFARGLEPERIIGATDSSGELMFLMKWKTSDEADLVPAKEANVKCPQVVISFYEERLTWHSYPSEEDDKKDEKN from the exons ATG CTCAGCGAAGCAGATAAACTGGCGACCTCCATGGGAAAGAAGCAGAACAAGAAAAAGATGGAAGAGGTTGCGgacgaggaggaggaggagtatgTGGTGGAGAAGGTCTTGGACCGACGGGTGGTGAAAGGGAAAGTGGAGTATCTGCTCAAATGGAAAGGCTTCTCTAA CGAGGACAACACCTGGGAGCCAGAGGAGAACTTGGACTGTCCCGATCTCATCGCCGAGTTCCTGCAGTCGCAAAAATCCGCGTACGAGTCGGACAAGTCAGAGGGCGGGAAACGCAAGGCGGATTCGGACACGGAGGTCGGGGAGGAGAACAAACCCAAGAAAAAGAAGGACGAA GCAGAGAAGCCCCGTGGTTTTGCCCGTGGACTGGAACCAGAGAGGATCATTGGTGCCACAGACTCCAGCGGGGAGCTGATGTTCCTTATGAAATG gaaaACCTCGGATGAAGCCGACCTTGTCCCGGCCAAGGAAGCCAACGTAAAGTGCCCCCAGGTGGTGATTTCGTTCTATGAGGAGAGGCTGACGTGGCATTCTTACCCTTCAGAGGAGGACGACAAGAAAGATGAGAAAAATTAA
- the cbx1.S gene encoding chromobox 1 S homeolog, which translates to MGKKQNKKKMEEVADEEEEEYVVEKVLDRRVVKGKVEYLLKWKGFSNEDNTWEPEENLDCPDLIAEFLQSQKSAYESDKSEGGKRKADSDTEVGEENKPKKKKDEAEKPRGFARGLEPERIIGATDSSGELMFLMKWKTSDEADLVPAKEANVKCPQVVISFYEERLTWHSYPSEEDDKKDEKN; encoded by the exons ATGGGAAAGAAGCAGAACAAGAAAAAGATGGAAGAGGTTGCGgacgaggaggaggaggagtatgTGGTGGAGAAGGTCTTGGACCGACGGGTGGTGAAAGGGAAAGTGGAGTATCTGCTCAAATGGAAAGGCTTCTCTAA CGAGGACAACACCTGGGAGCCAGAGGAGAACTTGGACTGTCCCGATCTCATCGCCGAGTTCCTGCAGTCGCAAAAATCCGCGTACGAGTCGGACAAGTCAGAGGGCGGGAAACGCAAGGCGGATTCGGACACGGAGGTCGGGGAGGAGAACAAACCCAAGAAAAAGAAGGACGAA GCAGAGAAGCCCCGTGGTTTTGCCCGTGGACTGGAACCAGAGAGGATCATTGGTGCCACAGACTCCAGCGGGGAGCTGATGTTCCTTATGAAATG gaaaACCTCGGATGAAGCCGACCTTGTCCCGGCCAAGGAAGCCAACGTAAAGTGCCCCCAGGTGGTGATTTCGTTCTATGAGGAGAGGCTGACGTGGCATTCTTACCCTTCAGAGGAGGACGACAAGAAAGATGAGAAAAATTAA
- the snx11.S gene encoding sorting nexin 11 S homeolog (The RefSeq protein has 1 substitution compared to this genomic sequence) — translation MSQDNPGSEEFVTIRVQDPRLQNEGSWTSYVDYKIFLHTNSKAFTAKTSCVRRRYREFDWLRKRLQKNSGLVPVPALPGKLPFLVGNNEDFIERRRQGLQQFLEQIVQNMVLLSDSRLHLFVQSQLPLAEIEACVLGHCSYSATEAILNYALSNQGWTQEETPGS, via the exons ATGTCTCAGGATAATCCCGGCTCAGAG GAATTTGTCACAATCCGTGTGCAGGATCCCAGACTCCAGAATGAAGGATCATGGACCTCGTATGTGGACTATAAAATCTTCCTCCAT ACTAACAGTAAGGCTTTCACAGCTAAGACGTCGTGTGTGAGGAGACGTTACAGGGAGTTTGATTGGCTGAGGAAGCGACTGCAGAAGAATTCGGGTTTAGT GCCGGTCCCAGCGCTGCCTGGAAAACTTCCCTTCCTCGTGGGGAACAATGAGGATTTTATAGAGAGAAGGCGACAAGGTCTGCAGCAGTTTCTGGAGCA GATTGTCCAGAACATGGTGCTGCTGTCAGACAGTCGATTACATCTGTTTGTTCAGAGTCAGTTGCCCCTGGCAGAGATCGAGGCCTGTGTGCTGGGCCACTGCTCTTACTCGGCTACTGAAGCCATTCTCAACTACGCTTTATCCAACCGAGGCTGGACCCAAGAGGAGACCCCAGGCAGCTAG